The Trichosurus vulpecula isolate mTriVul1 chromosome 4, mTriVul1.pri, whole genome shotgun sequence genome contains a region encoding:
- the ZNF644 gene encoding zinc finger protein 644, producing the protein MDDSKINTEITGAKEELLNDTNFISEKESGVLKPQECQMSFQKNNTLTLPEELSRDRSEKALSGGQSTLFIHAGAPTVSSEKFILPKGTAVNGPVSHSLTKTSIMSKGSISLTTGQPMSQQTTDSSSTSKVAHDPQLSTKTTPQNSNQHQVLFLLPDVAQTKNPIHSIKKPTSASVGCDKQKSVGSSVKSDSTLINQVEECEESESLLAKDDCVKTLTDISSGTDDFRSGNDTNWDPQKEFIQFLMTNEETIEKSPVHCKVGLEKKRKRKMDVSKITRYTEDCFSESNYMTTKSKLLNVEFIEQSEEIQITEPQKYPLSKVKPESADEDLDDVDAIQQLIYSPGKCGKESSPVHTSTFLSNTLKKKCEESDSESPATFSTEEPSFYPCTKCNVNFREKKHLHRHMMYHLDGNSHFRHLNVPRPYACRECGRTFRDRNSLLKHMIIHQERRQKLMEEIRELKELQDEGRSARLQCPQCVFGTNCPKTFVQHAKTHEKDKRYYCCEECNFMAVTENELECHRGIAHGAVVKCSIINSDLAQRKTQKKTSVKDSLTESSKKPATYMCKLCAFTTSARSILKKHMEYLHPSSCIDPFGRPLRLEKKGDILEEPLDFGRTKSVKEQTSTFPKNSVLKQDVKRTFASASQSNSFSKLHKRTHRIQKARKSVTQAGVNVCNQNNSPHKTVMIKNSIDQKPKYFHQTGKQKSSVKTSSNYLYRHKYENYRMIKKSNDSYPLHLKKEDASSLHMFSSSDSSHNNCFVMDSHNLDPKRPEDFKDYRRVAVKRVVDESKLESSVAGEDLDCYPDFLHKMTVVVLQKLNSTGKKDSYETEDDSSWDNVELCDYTTQCMEDDSYSDVNRGNVNLFPLFKNKVEGQEAGENLSFEQNDGFFFEYYEDAETSNYLHEIHDPQHLENSETSLPKHNSLFHWTDLSLEKKSCPYCPATFETGVGLSNHVRGHLHRAGLSYEARHVVSPEQIATSDKMQHFKRTGTGTPVKRVRKAIEKSESASEHTCQLCGGWFDTKIGLSNHVRGHLKRLGKTKWDAHKSPICVLNEMMQNEEKYAKILKALNSRRIIPRPFVAQKLASSDDFLSENVIPLEAYRNGLKTEAVSVSASGEEGLSFLSESDETKVELSSGKKNQSLTLIELLKNKRLGEERNPDISPQKIHNQTARKRFVQKCVLPLDEDGPLMYQPQKMDLTVQSAIDSKQKKSRSRSGSKKKVLPLPHGADDIYILRCRFCGLVFRGPLSVQEDWIKHLQRHIVNANLPRTGAGMVEVTPLLKKPASITETSFSLLMAEAAS; encoded by the exons ATGGATGATTCGAAGATAAATACTGAGATTACTGGTGCTAAAGAAGAACTTCTAAATGACACCAATTTCATCTCTGAGAAAGAGAGTGGTGTTCTTAAACCACAAGAGTGTCAAATGTCATTTCAGAAAAACAATACATTGACTCTGCCTGAAGAGCTATCCAGGGACAGATCTGAAAAAGCCTTAAGCGGAGGCCAGTCTACGTTATTTATCCATGCTGGTGCTCCTACTGTTTCTAGTGAAAAGTTTATCTTGCCTAAAGGAACTGCTGTTAATGGACCAGTTTCACACTCCTTAACTAAGACTTCCATTATGAGTAAAGGCAGCATTTCATTAACCACTGGACAACCCATGAGTCAGCAAACAACAGATTCCTCTTCAACCTCGAAAGTGGCACACGATCCCCAGCTGTCCACAAAAACTACACCACAAAATTCAAACCAACaccaagttttatttttgttacctGATGTAGCACAGACTAAAAATCCCATCCATTCCATTAAGAAACCTACCTCTGCTTCAGTTGGTTGTGATAAACAAAAATCAGTAGGGAGTAGTGTGAAGTCAGATAGCACTTTAATAAATCAAGTAGAGGAGTGTGAGGAGAGTGAAAGTTTATTAGCAAAAGATGATTGTGTCAAAACATTAACAGATATTTCCTCAGGTACAGATGATTTCAGATCAGGAAATGATACAAACTGGGATCCACAAAAAGAGTTTATTCAGTTTCttatgacaaatgaagaaacaatagAAAAATCTCCAGTTCACTGTAAAGTAGGgttagagaaaaagaggaaaagaaaaatggatgtAAGCAAGATAACTCGCTATACTGAGGATTGTTTTAGTGAATCAAATTATATGACCACTAAATCAAAACTACTAAATGTGGAATTTATAGAGCAAagtgaagaaatacaaataacaGAACCACAGAAATACCCATTGTCAAAAGTGAAGCCTGAATCAGCAGATGAAGACTTAGATGATGTGGATGCTATTCAACAACTGATTTATAGCCCAGGTAAATGTGGAAAAGAGAGTTCACCTGTTCATACAAGCACTTttctttcaaatactttaaaaaagaaatgtgaagagaGTGATTCTGAGTCACCTGCTACTTTCAGCACTGAAGAGCCATCCTTTTACCCCTGTACAAAGTGCAATGTGAATTTTAGGGAGAAAAAGCACCTCCATAGGCATATGATGTATCATTTAGATGGGAATAGTCACTTCCGACACCTCAATGTTCCACGGCCGTATGCTTGTAGAGAATGTGGGCGAACATTTCGTGATCGAAATTCACTTCTGAAGCACATGATTATTCAccaggaaagaaggcagaaattGATGGAGGAAATTCGTGAGTTGAAAGAACTTCAGGACGAAGGGAGGAGCGCACGGTTACAGTGCCCACAGTGTGTGTTTGGAACCAATTGTCCCAAAACTTTTGTGCAACATGCTAAAACTCACGAAAAAGATAAAAGGTACTACTGCTGTGAGGAGTGTAACTTTATGGCAGTGACTGAAAATGAATTGGAGTGCCACCGAGGAATTGCTCATGGAGCAGTAGTGAAATGTTCAATTATTAATTCTGATCTAGCTCAGAGAAAAACGCAAAAAAAGACTTCTGTGAAAGACTCTTTGACAGAATCTTCCAAAAAACCAGCCACGTACATGTGCAAGTTGTGTGCTTTTACTACATCTGctagaagtattttaaaaaaacacatggaATATTTGCATCCATCATCATGCATTGATCCGTTTGGGAGGCCACTACGATTGGAAAAAAAAGGGGACATTCTTGAAGAACCTTTAGATTTTGGTAGAACTAAGTCAGTTAAGGAACAGACATCCACGTTTCCAAAGAACTCTGTTTTAAAACAAGATGTAAAACGAACATTTGCATCAGCATCTCAATCTAACAGTTTTTCAAAACTCCATAAGAGGACACACAGAATACAGAAAGCTCGTAAAAGTGTCACTCAGGCAGGTGTAAATGTGTGCAATCAAAATAATTCTCCTCATAAGACTGTTATGATTAAGAACAGCATTGACCAAAAACCTAAATATTTCCATCAGACAGGGAAGCAAAAATCTAGTGTAAAAACAAGTAGTAATTATTTATATAGACACAAATATGAAAATTATAGAATGATTAAAAAGTCAAATGATTCATATCCTTTgcatttaaaaaaggaagatgcCAGTTCTCTACATATGTTTTCATCATCAGATAGTTCCCACAACAATTGTTTTGTTATGGATTCGCATAATCTTGATCCAAAAAGGCCAGAAGATTTCAAAGACTATAGACGTGTAGCTGTAAAAAGAGTAGTTGATGAATCTAAGTTGGAAAGTTCTGTTGCAGGAGAGGATTTAGACTGCTATCCAGATTTTTTGCATAAAATGACTGTTGTTGTTTTGCAAAAGTTAAAttccactggaaaaaaagataGCTATGAAACAGAGGATGACAGTTCATGGGATAATGTTGAACTGTGTGACTATACTACACAGTGTATGGAAGATGACTCTTACAGTGATGTTAATCGGGGAAATGTAAACTTATTccctctctttaaaaataaagtagaggGTCAAGAAGCTGGAGAAAACCTTAGTTTTGAGCAAAACGATGGctttttttttgaatattatGAAGATGCTGAAACTAGCAACTACTTACATGAGATACATGATCCTCAACATTTAGAAAATTCAGAAACGTCATTGCCAAAGCATAATTCTCTTTTCCATTGGACTGATTTATCTCTAGAGAAAAAATCTTGTCCATACTGTCCAGCAACATTTGAAACTGGTGTTGGGTTGTCCAATCATGTCCGTGGGCATCTACATAGAGCAGGTTTAAGCTATGAAGCCAGGCATGTTGTTTCTCCAGAGCAAATAGCTACAAGTGATAAAATGCAACACTTCAAAAGGACGGGCACAGGAACACCTGTGAAACGAGTTAGAAAAG ctATAGAGAAGTCTGAATCTGCTTCTGAGCACACTTGTCAACTCTGTGGTGGTTGGTTTGATACTAAGATTGGGTTATCAAATCATGTGAGAGGACATCTGAAAAGACTTGGAAAAACTAAATGGGATGCTCATAAATCTCCAATATGTGTTCTAAATGagatgatgcaaaatgaagaaaaatatgcaaaaattttaaaggcGTTGAACAGTCGCCGGATTATTCCCAGACCATTTGTAGCTCAGAAACTTGCATCAAGTGATGACTTTTTATCTGAAAATGTTATACCTCTTGAAGCATACCGTAATGGCCTAAAGACTGAAGCTGTATCAGTGTCTGCATCAGGGGAAGAAGGGCTGAGTTTCCTAAGTGAATCTGATGAAACAAAAGTAGAACTgtccagtggaaaaaaaaatcagtctctaACTCTGATAGaacttctgaaaaataaaaggttgggagaagaaaggaatcCTGATATTTCTCCTCAGAAGATCCATAATCAAACTGCAAGAAAAAGATTTGTTCAGAAATGTGTTCTCCCATTAGATGAAGATGGTCCATTGATGTATCAGCCACAAAAAATGGATTTGACTGTGCAGTCAG